From Candidatus Zixiibacteriota bacterium, the proteins below share one genomic window:
- a CDS encoding TRAP transporter fused permease subunit has translation MSDEVIDRARLDAAREIAEREEGPRRRLSGAAGRIASALAVAMSLLFLYWAWATVTTQILRLVFLAFSLVLTFLFYPARRRARPARLSSIDLALILASVLTVGYALWDFEEFIYRAALPSELDQLFGALCIVLVLEAGRRTSGWILPAVAVGFLAYAVFGAWLPPPWTHQGYGIDRLVGHMYMTLEGIFGVPLDVAATFIILFIIFGAVLEHSRAGEFYVNFALAATGGKPAGAGRTVTLASFLLGGPSGSGVATTITLGSVAWPLLSRAGYDRDSAGGLLSAGGIGAIISPPVLGAAAFLIAEFLKISYLEVIAMAAIPTLLYYWSIFTMVELDANKFGARPVAVEGESVWSLTRKYGYHFISLFAIVAFMVWGFTAILSVFYATLLAAALSYLRKETALTPARLWQVLEDGGTGVLSVAATCAVAGIIVGVVTLTGLGLKFSMIILDLAGSNLFLTVAYTGIALWILGLAMPVTASYIIAAVITAPAMTKLGIPDYAAHMFIFYYAVLSEVSPPTALSPFAAAAITGGNPYRTTMMAWKYTLPAFLVPFMFTLHPNGVGLLLKGDWTNIVWTTITAAAGLTALGAGFTGWLLTAMPLLERALFCAAGLVLVYPGWLQDAIGFGLFAVGLVIQFLRRRTA, from the coding sequence ATGTCCGATGAGGTCATCGACCGCGCGCGCCTGGATGCCGCCAGGGAGATCGCCGAGCGGGAAGAAGGGCCGCGAAGGCGCTTGTCGGGCGCGGCCGGCCGGATCGCTTCCGCTCTCGCCGTCGCCATGTCGCTTCTGTTTCTCTACTGGGCATGGGCGACGGTCACCACCCAGATCTTGCGGCTGGTCTTCCTCGCTTTTTCGCTCGTTCTCACGTTTCTCTTTTATCCCGCCCGCCGAAGAGCGCGCCCCGCTCGCCTCTCTTCGATCGATCTCGCCTTGATCCTGGCGAGCGTCCTGACGGTCGGCTACGCGCTCTGGGACTTCGAGGAGTTCATCTACCGTGCGGCCTTGCCCAGCGAACTCGATCAGCTTTTCGGCGCGCTCTGCATCGTCCTGGTGCTCGAAGCGGGGCGCCGGACCTCCGGCTGGATTCTCCCGGCCGTCGCCGTCGGCTTCCTCGCTTATGCGGTCTTCGGCGCCTGGCTGCCGCCTCCCTGGACGCACCAGGGCTATGGCATCGACCGGCTCGTCGGCCATATGTACATGACGCTCGAGGGAATCTTCGGCGTGCCGCTCGACGTGGCGGCGACCTTCATCATCCTGTTCATCATCTTCGGCGCGGTCCTGGAGCATTCCCGGGCCGGCGAGTTCTACGTGAATTTCGCGCTTGCGGCGACCGGCGGCAAGCCAGCGGGAGCGGGCCGGACCGTCACGCTGGCGTCGTTCCTCCTGGGAGGCCCCTCGGGCTCGGGAGTGGCGACCACGATCACGCTGGGATCGGTGGCATGGCCGCTGCTCTCCAGGGCCGGCTACGATCGCGATTCCGCCGGCGGCCTGCTCTCGGCCGGCGGAATCGGCGCTATCATCTCGCCGCCCGTTCTCGGCGCCGCGGCTTTCTTGATCGCCGAGTTCCTGAAGATCTCGTATCTCGAAGTGATCGCGATGGCGGCGATTCCGACGCTTCTCTATTACTGGTCGATCTTCACGATGGTCGAGCTGGACGCGAACAAATTCGGCGCGCGCCCGGTGGCCGTCGAAGGCGAAAGCGTCTGGTCGCTCACGCGCAAGTACGGCTACCATTTCATCTCGCTGTTCGCGATCGTGGCTTTCATGGTTTGGGGCTTTACCGCCATCCTGTCCGTTTTCTACGCGACCCTCCTGGCGGCGGCGCTGAGCTATCTCAGAAAGGAGACGGCCCTCACGCCGGCCCGCTTGTGGCAGGTTCTCGAAGACGGCGGAACCGGCGTCCTCTCGGTCGCGGCCACCTGCGCCGTGGCCGGAATCATCGTCGGTGTGGTTACGCTCACCGGTCTCGGCCTCAAGTTCTCCATGATCATTCTCGACCTGGCGGGCAGCAATCTGTTCCTGACCGTGGCTTATACCGGGATCGCGCTCTGGATCCTCGGCCTGGCGATGCCCGTCACGGCTTCTTACATCATCGCCGCGGTGATCACCGCTCCCGCGATGACCAAGCTGGGAATACCCGACTACGCGGCCCACATGTTCATCTTTTACTACGCCGTGCTTTCCGAAGTTTCCCCGCCGACCGCGCTCTCGCCGTTCGCCGCCGCGGCCATCACCGGGGGCAACCCGTACCGCACCACCATGATGGCGTGGAAGTACACCCTGCCGGCCTTCCTCGTGCCTTTCATGTTCACCCTCCATCCGAACGGAGTGGGGCTGCTGCTCAAAGGAGACTGGACCAACATCGTCTGGACGACGATCACCGCCGCCGCCGGGCTCACCGCGCTCGGCGCCGGATTCACCGGCTGGCTCCTGACCGCGATGCCGCTTCTCGAGCGGGCGCTCTTTTGCGCTGCGGGCCTCGTTCTCGTCTACCCGGGATGGCTGCAAGATGCGATCGGCTTCGGCTTGTTCGCGGTCGGCCTCGTCATTCAATTTCTCCGCCGCCGCACGGCTTGA
- a CDS encoding peroxiredoxin, translated as MVQGGTIVMIEVGKPAPDFELVSHLGGTKFTLSQFKGQKNVMLVFYPLDWTPTUSREIPGLQSLLDEFKACDTQVLGVSVDSRFSHDNWAKSLGGVSFPLLQDFHPKGEVAKKYGVYLEDKGIADRATVIIDKQGIVRYAVSVTPAGERNPKELLAECQKINASSK; from the coding sequence ATGGTACAAGGAGGAACGATCGTCATGATCGAAGTCGGAAAACCCGCGCCCGATTTTGAGCTGGTAAGCCATCTCGGGGGAACCAAGTTCACGCTCAGCCAGTTCAAAGGGCAGAAAAACGTCATGCTCGTGTTCTACCCGCTGGACTGGACGCCCACCTGAAGCCGGGAGATCCCGGGCCTGCAGTCCCTGCTGGACGAGTTCAAGGCCTGTGACACCCAAGTCTTGGGTGTGAGCGTCGACAGCCGGTTCTCCCACGACAACTGGGCCAAATCCCTCGGCGGAGTTTCGTTCCCGCTGCTGCAGGATTTTCATCCCAAAGGCGAAGTAGCGAAGAAATACGGCGTTTATCTCGAGGACAAGGGCATCGCCGACCGGGCCACGGTCATCATCGACAAGCAAGGAATCGTGCGCTACGCGGTATCGGTTACGCCGGCGGGCGAGCGGAATCCGAAAGAGCTTCTCGCGGAGTGCCAAAAGATCAACGCGTCGAGCAAGTAG
- a CDS encoding threonine synthase, which yields MTFATEIACARCDKRFARSRLLNLCDCGSPLLVSYDLEKAKAALARSVFENRAPSLWRYRELLPLEDDAHLVSLGEGFTPLLEARQLARALGLRRLLIKDEARNPTGSFKDRGLSVAISRAKELGVTKAAIPSAGNAGGSLAAYAARAGIEAYIFMPRDAPPANRTEAVHYGARLTLVDGLISDCGRLIAEKKAAEGWFDVSTLKEPYRVEGKKTMGYEIAEQLGWRLPDVIIYPTGGGTGLIGMWKAFSELGELGWIGDKRPRMVSVQAGGCAPIVRAFARREERAEPWAGAKTIAAGLRVPQAVADFLILRAIYASNGTALSVGDEEMLSEIARAGRTEGIFFCPEGAACIAALRRLLEQGWIAPDEEVLIFNTASGLKYLDVLPEAR from the coding sequence ATGACCTTCGCCACTGAGATCGCCTGCGCTCGTTGCGACAAGCGTTTCGCCCGCTCCCGCCTGCTCAACCTCTGCGACTGCGGCTCGCCGCTGCTCGTGAGCTACGATCTCGAGAAGGCAAAAGCCGCTCTCGCCCGGAGCGTCTTCGAAAATCGCGCGCCGTCGCTCTGGCGGTACCGCGAGCTGCTGCCGCTCGAGGACGACGCCCACCTGGTCTCACTGGGCGAAGGTTTTACGCCGCTCCTCGAAGCGAGGCAGCTCGCCCGCGCCCTGGGCCTCCGGCGCCTGTTGATCAAGGACGAGGCCCGCAACCCCACGGGCTCCTTCAAGGATCGGGGGCTTTCCGTGGCGATCTCGCGCGCCAAGGAGCTGGGCGTGACCAAAGCGGCGATTCCTTCGGCCGGAAACGCGGGAGGCTCTCTCGCCGCTTACGCGGCGCGCGCGGGGATCGAGGCTTACATTTTCATGCCCAGGGACGCACCGCCGGCCAACCGGACCGAGGCAGTCCACTACGGCGCCCGCCTGACCCTGGTCGACGGTCTGATCAGCGATTGCGGACGGCTGATCGCGGAAAAGAAGGCGGCGGAGGGATGGTTCGACGTTTCGACCCTCAAGGAGCCGTACCGCGTCGAAGGCAAGAAAACCATGGGTTACGAAATCGCCGAGCAGCTCGGGTGGCGGCTGCCCGACGTGATCATCTATCCGACTGGCGGCGGAACCGGGCTGATCGGCATGTGGAAGGCGTTTTCCGAGCTGGGCGAGCTGGGCTGGATCGGCGACAAGCGGCCGCGCATGGTGTCGGTCCAGGCCGGCGGCTGCGCGCCGATCGTCCGGGCCTTCGCCCGGCGCGAGGAGAGGGCGGAGCCCTGGGCGGGCGCCAAGACGATCGCGGCGGGACTGCGCGTGCCCCAGGCCGTGGCCGATTTCCTGATCCTGCGGGCGATCTACGCCAGCAACGGAACGGCGTTGAGCGTCGGCGACGAGGAGATGCTGTCGGAAATTGCGCGCGCCGGGCGGACCGAAGGAATCTTCTTCTGTCCCGAGGGAGCCGCCTGCATAGCGGCGCTTCGCCGCCTGCTCGAGCAAGGTTGGATCGCGCCGGACGAAGAGGTCTTGATCTTCAACACTGCCTCCGGGCTCAAGTACCTCGACGTCCTGCCGGAGGCGCGGTGA
- a CDS encoding MFS transporter, whose amino-acid sequence MESTATARNSVERRFFYGWVIVGVGFLANVASSFALASTLGIFLKPLTADLAVSRGVFSLLRSGEGLIGAVVAPLVGTLVDRFGGRWLIALGAAIAGLGYFLLGRVENFSQFAAVRLGLVTTGDALMSSMVVNVVLARWFIARRGRAMAVSSMGVGFAKVCMPVVAAWLLTRLDWRETWMVFGAATIALSVAPALLLVRRSPEEIGLLPDGGTGPVEAGGRSQRVPTDQDAVWSRAEAMRTSAFWLLVVTFGISSVGVTGLNLHVYPYVSDLGYSPVIAATVMSVIASTQLASPLAWGLLAERVDVRIAAMLRFVVQALGLGLAITTSDVVFLYAGFFLYGIGLGGNMVLPEILWANYFGRRSLGRVRGLGLLASHGMAAFGPPFFGFLYDWTKGYGLSFAIFGCALITSAFLSLLLKPPVRPRLSSGAA is encoded by the coding sequence GTGGAGTCGACGGCGACGGCGCGCAACTCGGTGGAGCGGCGTTTTTTCTACGGCTGGGTCATCGTCGGCGTCGGGTTTCTCGCCAACGTCGCATCCTCGTTCGCCCTCGCCAGCACCCTCGGGATTTTCCTGAAGCCTCTGACGGCCGATCTCGCGGTCTCGCGCGGCGTCTTTTCGCTGCTGCGGTCGGGCGAAGGACTGATCGGCGCGGTGGTTGCGCCGCTCGTCGGAACGCTCGTCGACCGCTTCGGAGGCCGCTGGTTGATCGCGCTCGGGGCTGCGATCGCCGGCCTGGGCTACTTTCTGCTCGGGCGCGTCGAGAATTTTTCCCAGTTCGCCGCCGTGCGCCTGGGCCTGGTCACGACCGGCGACGCCCTCATGAGCTCGATGGTGGTCAACGTGGTCCTTGCCCGCTGGTTCATCGCGCGGCGCGGGCGGGCGATGGCGGTCTCCAGCATGGGCGTGGGCTTCGCCAAGGTCTGCATGCCGGTGGTCGCCGCGTGGCTGCTCACGCGGCTCGACTGGCGCGAAACCTGGATGGTTTTCGGCGCCGCCACGATCGCTCTCAGCGTCGCTCCGGCGCTACTCCTTGTCCGGCGCTCGCCGGAAGAGATCGGCCTCCTGCCCGACGGCGGGACGGGCCCGGTCGAGGCCGGCGGCCGGAGCCAGCGCGTCCCGACCGATCAGGACGCCGTGTGGAGCCGAGCCGAGGCGATGCGCACGAGCGCCTTCTGGCTCCTGGTCGTGACCTTCGGCATCTCCAGCGTCGGGGTGACGGGGCTCAATCTGCACGTCTATCCCTACGTTTCCGATCTCGGCTACTCCCCGGTAATCGCCGCCACCGTGATGAGCGTGATCGCCTCCACGCAACTCGCTTCGCCCCTCGCGTGGGGGCTTCTCGCCGAGCGGGTGGATGTGCGAATCGCCGCGATGCTCAGGTTCGTGGTCCAGGCGCTGGGCCTCGGGCTCGCGATTACGACGAGCGACGTCGTCTTCCTGTACGCGGGCTTCTTCCTGTACGGCATCGGCCTGGGGGGCAACATGGTGCTGCCGGAGATTCTCTGGGCCAACTATTTCGGTCGCCGCTCGCTCGGCAGGGTGCGGGGCCTGGGGCTGCTCGCGAGCCATGGCATGGCGGCGTTCGGGCCGCCGTTTTTCGGTTTTCTGTACGACTGGACGAAAGGCTACGGCCTGTCGTTCGCGATCTTCGGCTGCGCCCTGATCACATCCGCTTTCCTGAGCCTGCTCTTGAAGCCTCCCGTCCGACCGCGGCTTTCGAGCGGCGCGGCTTGA
- a CDS encoding extracellular solute-binding protein — protein sequence MTRLLGFLLSIVVLAVPPGTAAAGQARSTSELAAYNRPDREKVLLEGAQKEGKVLWYTSLTGGPNQAVPKAFEAKYPGIKVEVYRASSEDLAARVLQEAEAKRYLADVIETTFPVLKVMRDLKLLAPYFSPQLARYPKEVQEAAGKDLVYWATDRESYIGLAYNTSVVSGAAAPKSFDDLLHPGLKGKIGFATSDTGNRMVGAMLAVKGQPYLARLKSQEITLHAVSGRAILDMVISGELGASPTVFLSHSRVSVSKGAPIQWVPLDVVPTNAGGVAFPANAPHPHAALLFADYLLSPEGQKLLEKFGLDSPVNKPAFKRWYPEQGKSVEQYEKENVRWEKLLRDLGKK from the coding sequence ATGACGAGGCTTCTCGGGTTTTTGCTTTCGATCGTCGTATTGGCCGTTCCCCCTGGAACAGCGGCGGCCGGCCAGGCGCGCTCGACGTCGGAGCTGGCCGCCTACAACCGGCCGGACCGCGAAAAGGTGCTGCTCGAAGGGGCGCAAAAGGAAGGCAAGGTGCTCTGGTACACTTCGCTCACCGGCGGGCCGAATCAGGCGGTGCCGAAAGCGTTCGAGGCGAAATATCCGGGCATCAAGGTGGAGGTCTATCGCGCGTCGAGCGAAGATCTGGCGGCCAGGGTTCTCCAGGAAGCGGAAGCGAAACGGTACCTCGCCGACGTGATCGAGACCACCTTTCCGGTGCTCAAGGTCATGAGGGACCTCAAGCTCCTTGCGCCTTATTTCTCTCCCCAGCTGGCGCGTTATCCCAAGGAGGTCCAGGAAGCGGCGGGGAAGGATCTCGTCTACTGGGCGACCGATCGCGAATCGTACATCGGGCTCGCCTACAACACCTCGGTCGTCTCCGGCGCCGCGGCGCCGAAGTCCTTCGACGATCTGCTCCATCCGGGCCTGAAAGGCAAGATCGGCTTCGCCACGAGCGACACAGGGAACCGCATGGTGGGCGCGATGCTCGCCGTCAAAGGGCAGCCGTATCTCGCGCGGCTGAAATCGCAAGAGATCACGCTCCATGCGGTTTCGGGCCGGGCGATCCTCGACATGGTCATCTCCGGCGAGCTCGGCGCCTCGCCCACCGTTTTCCTCAGCCATTCCCGCGTGTCCGTTTCCAAGGGCGCGCCGATCCAGTGGGTGCCCCTGGACGTCGTGCCGACCAACGCGGGCGGCGTGGCTTTCCCGGCCAACGCGCCGCACCCTCACGCCGCGCTGCTCTTCGCCGATTATCTGTTGAGCCCCGAGGGGCAGAAGCTGCTGGAAAAATTCGGTCTCGACAGCCCGGTCAACAAACCCGCCTTCAAGCGCTGGTATCCCGAGCAGGGCAAGAGCGTCGAACAGTACGAAAAGGAAAACGTCCGCTGGGAGAAGCTGCTGCGGGACCTCGGTAAGAAGTAA
- a CDS encoding SIMPL domain-containing protein (The SIMPL domain is named for its presence in mouse protein SIMPL (signalling molecule that associates with mouse pelle-like kinase). Bacterial member BP26, from Brucella, was shown to assemble into a channel-like structure, while YggE from E. coli has been associated with resistance to oxidative stress.), which translates to MRQPKTLLLALLLAGRVEAQQVERSVTPPAVTANAEAIIAAEPDQAEIDIGVITQARTAPDAARENAEKLTRVRTEIKKLLDRDDELRTVGYSLNPNYRYPREGGRPEITGYTAANTVRIRTANLQKVGRLIDAAMQAGANAINRLAFTLKDEQGAQLRALRLAAQKARAKAEEMASALGLKIVRVLSVTEVERGMRPVIPQARGVQVDVMAAQAPTPIEAGTVEVRSTVQLKAEIAPR; encoded by the coding sequence ATGCGCCAACCGAAGACCTTGCTCCTGGCGCTCCTTCTTGCCGGAAGGGTCGAGGCCCAACAGGTGGAGCGGTCGGTCACGCCGCCTGCCGTTACCGCCAACGCCGAGGCGATCATCGCCGCTGAGCCGGACCAGGCGGAGATCGACATCGGCGTCATCACGCAGGCCCGCACCGCTCCCGACGCGGCGCGGGAAAACGCGGAAAAGCTCACGCGCGTCAGGACCGAGATCAAGAAGCTTCTCGACAGGGACGACGAGCTGAGGACCGTGGGCTACTCGCTGAACCCCAACTATCGCTACCCGCGCGAGGGAGGCAGGCCCGAGATCACGGGGTACACCGCGGCCAATACGGTGCGCATTCGGACCGCCAACCTGCAGAAGGTGGGCAGGCTGATCGATGCGGCGATGCAGGCGGGCGCGAACGCGATCAACCGCCTGGCCTTCACCTTGAAGGACGAGCAGGGCGCTCAGCTGCGCGCGCTGCGGCTGGCTGCGCAGAAGGCCAGGGCCAAAGCCGAGGAGATGGCCTCCGCTCTCGGCTTGAAGATCGTAAGGGTCCTTTCCGTCACCGAGGTCGAGCGCGGCATGCGCCCGGTGATCCCGCAGGCGCGGGGCGTGCAGGTCGATGTCATGGCTGCCCAGGCGCCCACGCCGATCGAGGCGGGAACGGTCGAGGTCCGCTCTACCGTTCAGCTCAAGGCGGAAATCGCGCCGCGCTAA
- a CDS encoding tripartite tricarboxylate transporter TctB family protein, whose amino-acid sequence MNRRGHIYLSLFLIFVAGYAIHSASQWPFKAGFFPLAAAIPLLILALAHLLLQLYGKPEAAAGAAVEAEFSAEVPPEVARRRAVTIFGWMAGFIAMVYLASFPVAVPLFLFLFLKLQSRTSWRSSFVLTAITWGFFYALFQRIVHLQFESGLIQLRLGL is encoded by the coding sequence ATGAACCGGCGGGGCCACATCTATTTGAGCCTGTTTCTGATCTTCGTCGCCGGGTACGCCATTCATTCCGCCTCGCAGTGGCCGTTCAAGGCAGGTTTTTTTCCCCTGGCCGCGGCGATTCCTCTCCTGATCCTGGCTCTGGCGCATCTGTTGTTGCAGCTTTACGGCAAGCCCGAAGCCGCCGCCGGTGCGGCGGTCGAGGCGGAGTTCTCCGCCGAGGTCCCCCCCGAGGTGGCGCGGCGCAGAGCGGTGACGATCTTTGGCTGGATGGCGGGGTTCATCGCCATGGTTTATCTGGCGAGCTTCCCGGTTGCGGTGCCGCTGTTTCTCTTCCTTTTTCTGAAGCTGCAAAGCCGGACGAGTTGGCGCAGCTCCTTTGTCCTTACGGCCATCACGTGGGGCTTTTTTTACGCGCTCTTCCAGCGAATCGTCCACCTCCAGTTCGAGTCCGGGCTGATACAGCTCCGGTTGGGGCTGTAA
- a CDS encoding polysaccharide deacetylase family protein codes for MDHRRYDYSPIFARPKIEWPGGARIALWVAPNIEYFHFDMPIRGSGSARVPDVPGYTLRDYGSRVGVFRIMEVLDRHGIRASVLLNAEVCERHPPIIEQGNRRGWEWLGHGLTNSVSMADYPADQEREVIHRVKEIIASATGKPPKGWLGPGLGETFDTPDHLAAEGFEYVCDWGCDEQPVPMRVKSGRMIVVPYELGINDIRVFLRENRSAEEYCRMVCDQFDTLYRDSRNGGRVLCLPLHPFVIGIPHRIQYLDRALEYICSHEGVWRATGWEIADWYYRHYYEDPGRHRG; via the coding sequence ATGGACCATCGCCGATACGACTATTCGCCGATCTTCGCTCGACCGAAGATCGAATGGCCCGGGGGCGCGCGCATCGCCCTCTGGGTCGCGCCCAACATCGAGTATTTCCACTTCGACATGCCGATTCGCGGCTCGGGAAGCGCCCGCGTGCCGGACGTTCCGGGCTACACGCTGCGGGACTACGGCTCGCGCGTCGGCGTGTTCCGCATCATGGAGGTGCTCGATCGGCACGGGATCCGCGCGAGCGTGCTCCTGAACGCCGAGGTCTGCGAGCGCCATCCCCCGATCATCGAGCAGGGGAACAGGCGGGGATGGGAATGGCTCGGACACGGCCTCACGAACAGCGTCTCGATGGCCGATTATCCCGCCGACCAGGAACGCGAGGTCATCCATCGGGTCAAGGAGATCATCGCGTCCGCCACCGGGAAACCGCCGAAGGGCTGGCTCGGCCCCGGACTGGGCGAGACGTTCGATACCCCGGATCATCTGGCAGCCGAGGGGTTCGAGTACGTCTGCGACTGGGGCTGCGACGAGCAGCCGGTGCCGATGCGGGTCAAGAGCGGCCGGATGATCGTGGTTCCCTACGAGCTCGGGATCAACGACATCCGCGTCTTTCTGCGCGAGAACCGAAGCGCGGAGGAGTACTGTCGCATGGTTTGCGACCAGTTCGACACGCTCTACCGCGACAGCCGGAACGGCGGGCGGGTTCTCTGCCTGCCGCTCCATCCGTTCGTGATCGGCATCCCCCACCGCATCCAATACCTCGACAGGGCGCTCGAATACATCTGTTCACACGAAGGCGTATGGCGCGCCACCGGCTGGGAGATCGCCGACTGGTATTACAGGCACTACTACGAGGACCCCGGCCGGCACAGAGGATGA
- a CDS encoding TAXI family TRAP transporter solute-binding subunit, with the protein MKIRGRAFSFFGLAALFLAALFPGGATAQVKTRISIATGGTGGVYYPLGGGLAAVISKYLPGVEATAEVTTASVDNMKLLHANRVALAFTLPDTAWDAYQGKLKGLGEKVQVRALAALYSNFMHIVALEGGGIKSVPDLKGKRVSTGAPGSGTEVKGLRVMEAYGLTPRDLKSQDRLGVAESAAALKDRKIDAFIWDGGLPTAAILDLAATPGIRIHLVPHGDAVAKMTAKYGPLYFVGTIPKGTYAGVDTNVSVAAVTNLLLAHERMDEELAYRITRALHEHQPELVAVHQAAKEISLKSAVVGSPVPFHPGALRFYKEKGIAVPGAR; encoded by the coding sequence ATGAAAATTCGGGGCCGCGCTTTCAGCTTTTTCGGTCTCGCCGCGCTGTTTCTCGCCGCTCTCTTTCCGGGCGGCGCGACGGCGCAGGTGAAGACCCGCATTTCCATCGCCACGGGCGGAACCGGCGGCGTCTACTACCCGCTCGGCGGCGGACTTGCCGCAGTGATCTCGAAGTATCTTCCCGGCGTCGAAGCGACCGCCGAGGTGACCACCGCCTCGGTGGACAACATGAAGCTGCTGCACGCCAACCGCGTGGCTCTTGCCTTCACGCTTCCGGACACCGCGTGGGACGCCTACCAGGGAAAACTCAAAGGGCTCGGCGAGAAAGTGCAGGTGCGCGCGCTGGCTGCGCTCTATTCCAACTTCATGCACATCGTCGCCCTCGAAGGCGGCGGCATCAAGAGCGTCCCCGATCTCAAGGGCAAGCGGGTCTCGACGGGTGCGCCCGGCTCGGGCACGGAGGTCAAGGGCTTGCGTGTGATGGAGGCCTACGGTCTTACTCCCCGGGATCTCAAGAGCCAGGACCGGCTCGGCGTCGCCGAATCCGCCGCAGCGCTCAAGGACCGAAAGATCGACGCCTTCATCTGGGACGGCGGCCTGCCGACGGCCGCGATACTCGATCTCGCAGCCACCCCGGGAATCCGAATTCACCTTGTGCCGCACGGCGACGCGGTCGCGAAGATGACCGCCAAATACGGCCCGCTCTACTTCGTCGGGACCATTCCGAAGGGGACGTATGCCGGAGTCGACACCAACGTTTCGGTGGCGGCCGTGACCAACCTGCTGCTCGCCCACGAGCGCATGGATGAAGAGCTCGCCTATCGGATCACTCGCGCGCTCCACGAGCACCAGCCGGAGCTCGTCGCCGTGCATCAGGCCGCCAAAGAGATTTCCTTGAAGAGCGCGGTGGTCGGTTCTCCCGTCCCGTTCCACCCGGGGGCGCTGCGTTTCTACAAGGAAAAAGGGATAGCGGTTCCGGGCGCAAGGTGA
- a CDS encoding NUDIX hydrolase: MVRARLASTVVLLKPREAGFEVLLTRRPQQMKFLGGYYVFPGGAVRESDGAPRTLGRCLGVEGAQARRLLGGAHSAETALAHWVAAARELFEEVGVLLCVNGDGSTPGSDGAGRLEAKRRALARDELEFGEFLESEDLYCDLGRLAYFFHRVTPEFYPTRFDTRFYLAALPENQTALERSEEVAGSLWIDPKEALARARRHDFPLLPPTTTVLQEISRLTWAEIRSRYRLR, encoded by the coding sequence TTGGTCCGCGCGCGTCTCGCCTCGACGGTGGTTCTGTTGAAGCCGCGCGAAGCGGGCTTCGAGGTGCTGCTCACCCGCCGGCCGCAGCAAATGAAATTTCTCGGGGGCTACTACGTCTTTCCCGGCGGCGCCGTGCGCGAAAGCGACGGCGCGCCGAGGACCCTCGGACGTTGCCTCGGCGTCGAAGGCGCGCAGGCGCGCCGCCTGCTCGGGGGCGCTCACAGCGCGGAGACCGCGCTGGCTCACTGGGTCGCCGCCGCGCGCGAGCTTTTCGAGGAGGTGGGCGTGCTGCTCTGCGTGAACGGGGACGGGAGCACGCCGGGCTCCGACGGCGCCGGACGGCTCGAGGCGAAACGGCGGGCGCTGGCGCGCGACGAGCTGGAATTCGGCGAGTTCCTGGAATCGGAGGATCTCTACTGCGATCTCGGCCGCCTCGCGTACTTCTTCCACCGGGTGACGCCGGAGTTCTACCCGACCCGGTTCGACACGCGCTTCTACCTGGCGGCGCTGCCGGAGAACCAGACGGCGCTGGAGCGGTCGGAAGAGGTGGCCGGCAGTCTCTGGATCGATCCGAAAGAGGCCCTCGCGAGGGCGCGCCGGCACGATTTTCCCTTGCTGCCGCCGACGACCACCGTGCTGCAGGAGATCTCCCGGCTCACCTGGGCCGAAATTCGTTCGCGCTACCGCCTGCGTTAG
- a CDS encoding glutaredoxin, translating into MALELYFYPECGFSQSVLNCVTNLRIEDRVVKKNIRENPEFEKELVALTGAKTVPVLVIDGKPLAGAEEINRYLVEKFL; encoded by the coding sequence GTGGCACTGGAACTTTACTTCTACCCCGAGTGCGGCTTTTCTCAAAGCGTTTTGAACTGCGTCACGAACTTGAGGATCGAGGACCGGGTCGTCAAGAAGAACATTCGTGAGAACCCGGAATTCGAAAAGGAGCTGGTTGCGCTGACCGGCGCAAAAACCGTTCCCGTGCTGGTGATCGACGGCAAGCCGCTCGCCGGCGCGGAAGAGATCAACCGCTATCTCGTGGAAAAGTTCCTCTAG